A region of the Chlamydia buteonis genome:
GGATCATAAGCTTTAGGAAATGCATCCTCTTCCATAATTTTCTATCCAAATCATTATAATATTTTAGATGTCATGTTAAAATTCGTTGGCTTAAGAAGCATCCATGGAAATAACTTCCATCCAAAGATGATGTCGCCTACTGACTATTTCCTTATCCCTACTAGATAAAGAAACCTTGTAGGAAACAATCCCCTGGCGCTCTTTGAAATCTTCACCCTTTAGACAGTAAATACGGTAACCAGAAAGCTGACGTACCTCATACGTCAATTTTTCTATTTTCCCATCACCATAGTAAACCCAAAGATGCAAAGTCGCTGGAAGGATATACTGCATCCGATAAGGTAAACTCCAGGTAACAACAATCTGCTGGCCCAAAGTCTCACGCAGACAGGTTTGTTCTATACCCAGGTGTGCTGCAGCTGTGTAATCATTATCTATAAATTCCGTGAACGCGGACAGGCACGGCTGCGAACATCCAGACAAACACAGTATAGATCCCATAGGGAATAGTAGAATCCATAAGCTTCTAGAACAATAGTAACGCAAAAACAAAAGCAAAGAGTGCAAACGATTCAACTATCCCAATAGATGCAAAAGACTTACCATAAATAGCTGAAGAGCGTGCATAAGCTTGGATAGCACTTACACAACATTTCCCCTGCATTACAGCCGATATTAATAGTGCGACCCCCACAGAAATCCCTACAGCAACCCCACCTATAGCACTGACTTTACCATCTTTTATACCATCTCTAAGCAAAAGCATAAAAATCAATCCATAGATAGATTGCGAAGAAGGCATTGCAGACAAGCCTATAATCTTTCCATGCCCCTCATCAATTCGAGACATCACAGCATGTGAAGCCACCCCTGCCATACCACAACCAAGGGCACTGCCTATCATTGCTAAGCCCATGGCAAAAACAGGACCAACAACCGATAAATCAATCATTATGTACCTCTATACCTCATAATAATACTGCAAGAAAATCCGAGAATGAATTCTTTAATTCTCTTACTTATAACTTCATTTTTCCAAAGGTCCCGAATTCTACCAAACCATAGAATTATTACCTAAATCTATCCCTAGGAATCCACAACCTTATGACATACTACTTTTTTTAAGGGATGTAGGAGCTTTCCTCCTCCATCAAAACTATAGTGATACCACTCAATAAAGTTTAATCTTAGACCGTGAATCACTCCCCCCATAATAGAGAGTGATATGTTCACCGAATGACCAAACAAAATAATAATGAAAGCTATAGCAGGAGAAAACCGATTGCTAATCTGTACTATAGTTGTTCCTACCATGGCACCTGCCAAGCCTAATGCGTATATACGCAAATAAGATAAAACATCTGAGAATACCTGAATAATCGCTGTAATCTCATCTATACCACCAATACCACGTTGTAACACCGCACCAGAGACTGCAAGACCTATACCTACAAATATGCCATAATAACCTAGAACTCCTCCAAAATCATAGGGGACATGGAATAGGTAATGAATTAAAGATACAGACTGTAAATATAAGGGAATATAAAGATAGGCACCGCACATAAAAATGATCCATCCAAGCCCTGAATAGCGCTGACGTATATAACGCAACATGCCCAGAGTCATATGAATCACTCCGACAAATAAAGCTAATTCCATGAGAATATTGTCTGTAAACTTATCGTAGACAACAGCGCGTTGACCTACATCGCCATTAGCGACTTCAGTAGCAAGGAGAAACTCTTCTGGCGTATGCTTATCTTTCAATAAAGGATGTTCATTAACTAACTCTTTATATCCCTTAGGATGCTTTTCTAAATAATATTCTGCCTTTTTCAATGCTAATATATGCGTAAGAGAGTACTCGCGCAAAGGATTTGAAGGACTGATAGAAATGCCAAAAAAGGAAGTGGTAGCAAATCCCCAACAAACACATCCTAATCCTAAAATAGCAAACATCTTCAGGAAACGCGCTAATGGCTTGGAAACTTTAAGCGCACGACGTGCTTTAAATGTTATAAACAACGAGGTTGCTAGAAAAACAAGTCCGTAACCACCATCATTGACAATCATAGAGAAGAAGAAGAAAAAGGAGACAAATACCCATAACGAAGGATCTTTATCCGAAGATGCTGGTGTATCATAAATATTTACTAGATCTTCCCCAATGCGCCCCAAACCACTATTTTCTAAATAGGTAGGAACAATCTCATCTGGATTTGGGGCTACCTCGTATAGACAAACATCAAATTCTTCGCAAAGTTTTTCTAATTCTGTCATGCGATCAGAGATTACCCACCCCGAAATAGCGAACATCCTACCATCAAAAAGCTCTTCAACACTATCTTCGGCATGCTTTAGTTGCTGATCATTAGTATAATTGCAAAGTCCTTCAAGAATATCCTGACGATAAGCATAAAGCTCGCATATTCTTGATTTTTTATGGTGAATAGCCCTTAAAAGGACAGCTTCTTTCGATTGCAACTCGTTAATAGAGTGTGGGGCATCAATCTCCGTAAATTGGTCCTTTGATAAGCCCACCACACCAATTACAGCATAATAATCGAAATTATACGCCGTAGATAAGTAGAAAACATTCGATTGATCAACTTCTATCTCTTGCCCATCAACATGTTTTCGATAGAAAAACCTTATGGTTAATCCTGTTTTTCTTGTGAATTCAGTAATATCACTAGAAGAAAATGCGCCTAGAGGTTTCACCCTAAGAATCTCTTTCCTTAAAGCTTTTG
Encoded here:
- a CDS encoding V-type ATP synthase subunit I, which translates into the protein MRVNVDKYLFIGRNSSEFLTACRELGVVEFISDKRFVTSEKMRRFSECLKILNSLKREYPASDLSLSKSEDLTVEQILDEVFSLHKEILASTETTKALRKEILRVKPLGAFSSSDITEFTRKTGLTIRFFYRKHVDGQEIEVDQSNVFYLSTAYNFDYYAVIGVVGLSKDQFTEIDAPHSINELQSKEAVLLRAIHHKKSRICELYAYRQDILEGLCNYTNDQQLKHAEDSVEELFDGRMFAISGWVISDRMTELEKLCEEFDVCLYEVAPNPDEIVPTYLENSGLGRIGEDLVNIYDTPASSDKDPSLWVFVSFFFFFSMIVNDGGYGLVFLATSLFITFKARRALKVSKPLARFLKMFAILGLGCVCWGFATTSFFGISISPSNPLREYSLTHILALKKAEYYLEKHPKGYKELVNEHPLLKDKHTPEEFLLATEVANGDVGQRAVVYDKFTDNILMELALFVGVIHMTLGMLRYIRQRYSGLGWIIFMCGAYLYIPLYLQSVSLIHYLFHVPYDFGGVLGYYGIFVGIGLAVSGAVLQRGIGGIDEITAIIQVFSDVLSYLRIYALGLAGAMVGTTIVQISNRFSPAIAFIIILFGHSVNISLSIMGGVIHGLRLNFIEWYHYSFDGGGKLLHPLKKVVCHKVVDS
- a CDS encoding ATP synthase subunit C, with the protein product MIDLSVVGPVFAMGLAMIGSALGCGMAGVASHAVMSRIDEGHGKIIGLSAMPSSQSIYGLIFMLLLRDGIKDGKVSAIGGVAVGISVGVALLISAVMQGKCCVSAIQAYARSSAIYGKSFASIGIVESFALFAFVFALLLF